From the genome of Leptolyngbya iicbica LK, one region includes:
- a CDS encoding NfeD family protein, with translation MNFPDLLTLPVGPTPWIVGGCCLLAFSLVLPNPPIVALGLASLVTAIAAVRLPTLPSQLLICSILAAVFTLVMRGLLPQESKELAAAPTARVCDAIAPGELGRVHYEGAIWHARCQISDVAIAPQTQVRVIERQGNTLIVLPMPPARSTTD, from the coding sequence ATGAATTTTCCAGATTTATTAACCCTGCCCGTCGGGCCAACGCCTTGGATCGTCGGGGGCTGCTGCCTGTTGGCCTTCAGCCTGGTGTTGCCCAATCCCCCCATCGTGGCCTTGGGGTTAGCGAGTTTGGTCACTGCGATCGCGGCGGTGCGGTTACCGACCTTGCCCAGCCAGCTCCTCATTTGCAGTATCTTAGCCGCAGTTTTCACCCTGGTCATGCGCGGTTTGTTGCCCCAAGAATCCAAGGAGCTAGCCGCCGCCCCGACTGCGCGAGTGTGTGACGCGATCGCCCCCGGTGAACTGGGGCGCGTGCATTACGAAGGGGCTATCTGGCATGCCCGCTGCCAAATCAGCGATGTCGCGATCGCCCCCCAAACCCAAGTGCGCGTCATTGAACGTCAGGGCAACACCCTCATTGTGCTGCCCATGCCGCCCGCCCGTTCCACAACCGATTAA
- a CDS encoding SPFH domain-containing protein, whose product MAPSIFAILALIVIGYTVGSVRIVNQGNQALVERLGRYHRKLRPGLNFIVPFLDTIVWEESIRERLLDVDPQSAITPDNVALNVDAVVYWKILDLERTYYEIENIQDAIRELVVTTLRSEIGKMPFEKTFSSRDELNRALLDHLDEATEPWGVKITRVEVQSIVPPASVLESMQQQQAAELKRRATVLEAEGEQQASIKRAQGTVQSIELLSEALKERPDAQEILNFLIAQQYVEANQKLGESNNSKVLFMDPKFLSEGLIDLMNTPVTPENIPNGEPRPQRPKNPPRK is encoded by the coding sequence ATGGCCCCCTCAATTTTTGCGATTTTGGCGCTGATCGTCATCGGCTACACTGTGGGCTCAGTGCGGATTGTCAACCAAGGCAATCAGGCATTGGTCGAACGGTTAGGTCGCTATCACCGCAAGCTGCGGCCCGGCCTCAACTTCATCGTGCCGTTTTTAGACACCATTGTTTGGGAAGAGAGCATTCGCGAACGACTGCTGGACGTCGATCCGCAATCGGCCATCACCCCTGACAACGTCGCCCTCAACGTTGATGCCGTCGTTTATTGGAAGATCCTAGATCTAGAGCGCACCTATTACGAAATTGAAAATATTCAGGATGCCATTCGCGAATTAGTGGTGACGACACTGCGATCGGAAATCGGCAAAATGCCCTTTGAAAAGACCTTTTCATCCCGAGACGAGCTGAACCGAGCCCTGCTCGATCACTTGGATGAAGCGACCGAACCTTGGGGCGTTAAAATTACTCGCGTCGAGGTGCAGAGTATCGTGCCACCAGCCTCGGTGTTGGAATCAATGCAGCAACAGCAAGCCGCCGAGCTCAAGCGCCGCGCCACTGTGCTCGAAGCCGAAGGCGAACAGCAAGCATCAATCAAGCGGGCACAAGGCACTGTGCAATCGATTGAGCTGTTGTCAGAAGCGCTTAAAGAACGGCCCGATGCTCAAGAAATCCTCAATTTCCTCATTGCCCAGCAATATGTCGAGGCCAACCAAAAACTGGGTGAAAGCAACAACTCCAAAGTGCTCTTTATGGATCCCAAGTTCCTCTCCGAGGGCTTGATTGATTTAATGAATACCCCGGTCACCCCCGAAAATATTCCCAATGGCGAGCCCCGGCCCCAGCGACCCAAAAATCCGCCGCGCAAGTAA
- a CDS encoding ArsR/SmtB family transcription factor, protein MVALVEIPAAKAFHALSDPLRLRIIESLRDCEYCVADLCEHLDVSQSKLSFHLRVLKEAAIVRSRSQGRWTYYSLNLPQIVALEQHLADFRYFTASLPTAPEATLSSRHSES, encoded by the coding sequence ATGGTTGCTTTGGTAGAAATTCCGGCAGCAAAGGCGTTTCATGCGCTCTCTGACCCGTTACGGCTGCGCATCATTGAGAGCCTGCGGGATTGTGAATACTGCGTTGCTGATTTGTGTGAGCATCTCGATGTCAGTCAATCGAAGTTGTCCTTCCATCTGCGAGTGTTGAAGGAGGCGGCGATTGTGCGATCGCGATCTCAAGGTCGCTGGACTTATTACAGCCTCAACCTGCCGCAAATCGTCGCGTTAGAGCAGCATTTGGCCGATTTTCGTTACTTTACTGCCAGCTTGCCGACCGCTCCCGAAGCCACCCTCAGCAGCCGACACAGCGAGTCTTGA
- a CDS encoding alpha/beta fold hydrolase, whose translation MTASPSQTELPNFLPADAAQLTEPTSIAIAQQMQQVEVATELSYLPVPTTYVCQGTGQPPVLLLHGFDSSLFEFRRLLPHVATFRQTWAVDLLGFGFTDRTVTTTFSPAAIKQHLHAFWQQLIQQPMVLVGASMGGAAAIDFALTYPDAVSQLVLLDSAGLAAGPAMGRLMFPPLDRWATAFLKNPGVRRRISQQAYADKSWVTADAELCAALHLACPHWSEALIAFTKSGGYNFLSDRIADITSETLIVWGRQDKILGIRDATRFTELLPQATLSWIDQCGHVPHLEQAATTAQTIQQFLTAS comes from the coding sequence ATGACTGCCTCTCCTTCTCAAACAGAATTGCCGAATTTTTTGCCCGCTGATGCGGCCCAATTAACGGAGCCGACCTCGATCGCGATCGCCCAGCAGATGCAACAGGTCGAGGTTGCCACAGAACTCAGCTATCTCCCCGTGCCGACTACCTACGTTTGTCAAGGTACGGGGCAGCCGCCTGTCCTGCTGCTGCATGGTTTTGACAGTTCTCTCTTTGAGTTTCGGCGCTTGTTGCCCCATGTGGCCACATTTCGCCAAACTTGGGCAGTGGATCTGTTGGGGTTTGGCTTTACCGATCGCACCGTCACGACGACTTTTTCTCCCGCGGCCATTAAGCAGCATCTCCATGCTTTTTGGCAGCAGTTAATCCAACAGCCGATGGTGTTGGTGGGCGCCTCGATGGGGGGAGCTGCCGCCATCGACTTTGCGCTGACCTATCCTGACGCGGTGAGCCAACTAGTTTTGTTAGATAGTGCGGGTCTAGCGGCTGGTCCGGCCATGGGGCGCTTGATGTTTCCGCCGTTAGACCGCTGGGCCACCGCCTTTCTCAAAAATCCGGGGGTGCGACGACGCATTAGTCAGCAAGCGTATGCCGATAAATCTTGGGTGACGGCTGATGCTGAGTTGTGTGCCGCGCTGCATCTAGCCTGTCCCCATTGGTCCGAGGCGCTCATCGCCTTTACGAAGAGTGGGGGCTACAACTTTTTGAGCGATCGCATTGCCGACATTACGTCTGAGACGCTCATTGTGTGGGGACGACAAGACAAAATCTTGGGCATCCGAGACGCCACTCGATTTACCGAACTGCTGCCCCAGGCGACCCTGTCATGGATTGACCAGTGCGGCCACGTTCCCCACTTAGAACAGGCCGCGACGACCGCTCAGACCATTCAACAATTTCTCACGGCCAGCTGA
- a CDS encoding DUF2358 domain-containing protein, with the protein MNIDAVCDRIRQDYATFPADQSYDLYAEDVYFRDPMNEFTGVEQYREMIGFIDRWFQQPQLVLHRLDQTGPQTFETHWTLSWTTPLPWRPQIAIPGWTEYRLNDDGQIVSHIDSWHCSRWAVLGQVFGLSQSPSPDQPVS; encoded by the coding sequence ATGAATATCGATGCGGTGTGCGATCGCATTCGCCAGGACTATGCGACCTTTCCAGCAGACCAGAGCTACGACCTGTACGCAGAAGACGTGTACTTTCGCGACCCGATGAATGAGTTCACCGGGGTTGAGCAATATCGCGAGATGATTGGCTTCATCGACCGCTGGTTTCAGCAGCCCCAACTTGTGTTGCATCGCCTCGACCAAACTGGCCCCCAAACCTTCGAAACCCACTGGACCTTGAGCTGGACGACGCCCTTGCCCTGGCGACCCCAAATCGCGATTCCCGGCTGGACGGAATATCGCCTCAATGACGACGGTCAAATCGTCTCCCACATTGACTCCTGGCACTGCTCTCGCTGGGCCGTCCTGGGGCAAGTGTTTGGCCTCAGCCAGTCACCTAGCCCTGACCAACCTGTTTCCTGA
- a CDS encoding thylakoid membrane photosystem I accumulation factor: MVRQLFQWRRWVMLGVAIAGCWLLCTANAWAGLEDDNYDGNIFALYAGNGSLVPPKVSLAQSMKYEKPALLVFYVDDSTDCKRYASVVSQLQAPYGRAANFIPVAADSISPQADYDETDPGYYFTGVVPQTLVFDAEGNVRLNETGIVSYEQVDDVMREVFDLLPRTESVELRRRPINEVNSELVEES; the protein is encoded by the coding sequence ATGGTACGGCAACTTTTTCAATGGCGACGATGGGTAATGTTGGGGGTAGCGATCGCCGGTTGTTGGTTGCTCTGCACCGCTAATGCCTGGGCGGGCCTGGAAGACGATAACTACGACGGCAACATCTTTGCCCTCTATGCCGGGAACGGTTCTCTAGTGCCGCCCAAGGTGTCGCTAGCGCAATCGATGAAATACGAAAAGCCTGCCCTGCTCGTGTTTTATGTTGACGACAGCACCGACTGCAAGCGCTATGCTTCGGTGGTCTCGCAATTACAAGCGCCCTACGGACGCGCCGCTAATTTTATTCCCGTTGCGGCGGATTCCATTTCGCCTCAGGCCGATTATGACGAAACCGACCCGGGTTATTACTTCACTGGGGTCGTGCCACAGACCTTAGTCTTTGATGCTGAGGGGAATGTGCGCCTCAATGAAACCGGGATTGTCAGCTACGAGCAAGTCGATGACGTGATGCGCGAAGTCTTTGATCTGCTGCCGCGCACCGAATCTGTAGAACTCCGCCGTCGCCCGATTAATGAAGTGAACAGCGAACTTGTAGAAGAGTCGTAA
- a CDS encoding PsbP-related protein → MKRPWTVQILLPLVMLILLAVSCDRILRNLRSNPEEGTVPTATDNSPTDNSPTDVETTTDNNSGTDSPGAALVDSETGIQITLPASWAEDTSLHDSAELQAADATNQLFVIVVAEDSPVLMRFGLPENAARYRALIKDQLATSTSENPTEVAFIDDNFASQYEIRGSLADGTGVVYLHTTVVTEQRYYQIVAWASPEQYETYRSELQTITETFEEIGS, encoded by the coding sequence ATGAAACGCCCCTGGACTGTTCAAATTTTGTTGCCGCTGGTGATGCTGATTTTGTTGGCTGTGAGCTGCGATCGCATCTTGAGAAATTTGCGCAGCAACCCCGAAGAGGGGACAGTGCCAACGGCCACCGATAATTCACCAACCGATAATTCGCCAACCGACGTCGAAACCACGACCGACAACAATTCCGGTACTGACTCACCCGGTGCAGCCTTAGTGGATAGTGAGACCGGGATTCAAATTACGTTGCCCGCTAGTTGGGCCGAAGATACCAGCCTTCATGATTCGGCTGAGCTGCAGGCCGCCGATGCCACCAATCAACTGTTTGTGATTGTGGTGGCCGAAGATTCTCCAGTGCTGATGCGATTTGGCCTGCCCGAAAATGCGGCCCGCTATCGTGCCCTAATCAAAGACCAACTGGCCACCTCGACCAGCGAAAATCCCACTGAGGTCGCGTTTATCGACGATAACTTTGCCTCACAGTATGAAATTCGCGGCAGTTTGGCTGATGGCACCGGAGTCGTGTACTTACACACCACGGTGGTTACTGAGCAGCGCTACTACCAAATTGTGGCGTGGGCCAGCCCCGAACAATATGAGACCTATCGCTCAGAGCTACAAACGATAACCGAAACTTTTGAAGAAATTGGCTCTTAG
- a CDS encoding transaldolase has product MAQSLLEQLRELTIVVADTGDIQAIEQFTPRDATTNPSLITAAAQMPQYHEIVDETLLTAKQEAGADAADKEVANLAFKRLAVAFGLKILAIIPGRVSTEVDARLSYDTEATIATARDLIAQYEAAGMSRDRVLIKIASTWEGIKAAEILEKEGIHCNLTLLFGLHQAIACAEAGVTLISPFVGRILDWYKKETGKEYNPTEDPGVQSVTEIYNYYKKFGYQTEVMGASFRNIGEICELAGCDLLTISPKLLAQLKEQEEVLERKLDPAKAADMDIEKITMDKATFDNMHQDDRMASEKLDEGIKGFSKALESLEQLLADRLVQLSKGESLANHATQDLFAAYDLDGDGLITREEWMGTDAVFDALDLDHDGKVTKEELSCGLGGACTLAV; this is encoded by the coding sequence ATGGCCCAGAGCTTACTTGAGCAACTCCGCGAGCTGACCATTGTGGTCGCTGACACCGGGGATATTCAGGCGATCGAGCAATTTACTCCCCGTGATGCGACCACCAATCCTTCACTGATCACGGCAGCCGCCCAGATGCCCCAATACCACGAAATTGTGGATGAGACCCTGCTGACCGCAAAGCAAGAGGCCGGGGCCGATGCCGCCGATAAAGAAGTTGCAAACCTCGCGTTTAAGCGTTTGGCCGTTGCGTTTGGCCTGAAAATTCTAGCCATCATTCCCGGACGGGTTTCGACGGAAGTGGACGCCCGCCTCTCTTACGACACTGAGGCCACGATCGCCACCGCGCGCGACTTGATTGCCCAGTACGAAGCCGCTGGAATGAGTCGCGATCGCGTGCTGATCAAAATTGCCTCAACCTGGGAAGGCATCAAAGCCGCCGAAATTCTCGAAAAAGAGGGCATCCACTGCAACTTGACGCTGCTGTTTGGTTTGCATCAGGCGATCGCCTGTGCCGAAGCGGGCGTCACCCTCATCTCGCCCTTCGTCGGTCGCATTCTCGACTGGTACAAAAAAGAAACCGGCAAAGAGTACAACCCCACCGAAGATCCCGGCGTGCAGTCAGTCACAGAAATCTACAACTACTACAAAAAGTTCGGCTACCAGACCGAAGTCATGGGCGCTAGCTTCCGCAACATTGGTGAAATCTGTGAACTTGCTGGGTGCGATTTGCTGACGATTTCGCCCAAGCTGCTAGCCCAACTCAAAGAGCAGGAAGAAGTCCTAGAGCGGAAGCTTGATCCGGCCAAGGCGGCAGACATGGACATTGAAAAGATCACCATGGACAAAGCCACCTTTGACAACATGCACCAGGATGACCGGATGGCATCAGAAAAGCTGGATGAAGGCATTAAAGGCTTTAGCAAAGCGTTGGAATCGCTGGAGCAGTTGCTTGCCGATCGCTTGGTACAACTCAGCAAAGGGGAATCCCTGGCGAATCACGCGACTCAGGATCTCTTTGCTGCCTATGACCTGGATGGCGATGGCCTGATCACCCGCGAAGAATGGATGGGCACCGATGCCGTATTTGACGCCCTTGACCTCGATCATGATGGCAAGGTGACCAAGGAAGAGCTGAGCTGTGGTCTGGGCGGTGCCTGCACCCTCGCCGTTTAA
- a CDS encoding DUF4332 domain-containing protein — protein sequence MAAINRHSYALRQLPGLSQEHWQLLHTAGLTTTDDLLKVARSPQQLQAIAAQLKLAPRYLQKWAALAELASLPSVGSDYCGLLLHSGVASVAQLAQQAPGRLHTQIRKLHTMTLRRSDLCPTPDQVVQWVREAKLVKGL from the coding sequence ATGGCTGCAATTAATCGTCACTCTTATGCGCTACGACAGTTGCCAGGGCTGAGTCAGGAGCACTGGCAACTGTTGCATACAGCGGGACTCACAACGACAGACGACTTGTTGAAAGTGGCGCGATCGCCCCAACAGTTGCAAGCGATCGCGGCCCAACTCAAGCTCGCTCCCCGCTACTTGCAAAAATGGGCCGCCCTCGCCGAGTTGGCCAGTTTGCCGAGCGTAGGCAGCGATTATTGTGGCCTGTTACTGCACAGCGGCGTCGCTTCGGTCGCGCAACTGGCACAGCAAGCACCGGGACGATTGCACACGCAAATTCGCAAACTGCATACGATGACTCTGCGCCGCTCCGATCTTTGCCCCACGCCGGATCAGGTGGTGCAGTGGGTACGTGAAGCAAAACTCGTTAAGGGCCTTTAG
- a CDS encoding lipase family protein, whose protein sequence is MLKYDVALLCARLSKEIYEELDGIVVDSIPDGEVTTLKSNAAESPADLDSTLAQIQTDTQAAVIYVPTDQSVYIVFRGSEKNLTDWSNNFQLRQQYYPYGDPAETEVRFHLGFMAAYLAVRTELLKVLQAFPQSPLTFTGHSLGGALATIAALDIQYNIGQKTGQPIELYTYGSPRVGNEAMVASFDQRVPNSYRFVYGWDVVTRVPRQWQGYEHVSALQQLGSRWTWRVVSRRVSDHDIDNYIDALEAEV, encoded by the coding sequence ATGTTAAAGTATGACGTTGCTCTACTCTGTGCTCGACTCAGTAAAGAAATCTATGAAGAGCTGGACGGGATTGTGGTTGACAGCATTCCCGATGGTGAAGTGACGACGCTCAAAAGCAACGCTGCAGAGTCACCAGCTGACTTGGACAGTACGTTGGCGCAGATACAAACAGATACTCAAGCTGCAGTCATTTACGTACCGACCGACCAATCCGTTTATATCGTTTTTCGGGGGAGTGAAAAGAACCTCACGGACTGGAGTAACAACTTCCAATTACGGCAGCAATATTATCCTTACGGTGATCCCGCCGAGACTGAAGTGCGCTTTCATCTCGGGTTTATGGCGGCCTATCTCGCCGTGCGGACTGAACTCCTCAAGGTGCTCCAGGCTTTTCCCCAATCGCCGCTAACCTTTACTGGTCATAGTCTAGGGGGAGCCCTGGCAACCATTGCGGCGCTGGACATTCAGTACAATATCGGCCAAAAAACTGGGCAACCGATTGAACTTTATACCTACGGTTCGCCTCGGGTAGGCAATGAGGCCATGGTGGCTTCTTTTGATCAACGAGTACCCAACAGTTATCGCTTTGTCTACGGTTGGGATGTGGTGACGCGGGTACCGCGCCAGTGGCAAGGCTACGAACATGTGTCAGCGCTGCAACAGCTGGGCTCGCGGTGGACGTGGCGCGTGGTCAGCCGTCGAGTCTCAGACCACGACATTGATAATTACATTGACGCTTTAGAGGCTGAGGTCTAG
- a CDS encoding type II toxin-antitoxin system VapC family toxin: MKLLLDTHTFIWWDSQSSQIQKTTLDLLKNPDSALFLSLVSVWEIQIKVHLGKLELQAPLLEIVQRQVSQNAISILPITLDHIIELDQLPWHHKDPFDRLLIAQSRTEAAVLVSKDPAFASYDCQTLW; this comes from the coding sequence ATGAAGCTTTTGCTGGATACCCATACATTTATCTGGTGGGATAGCCAGTCGAGTCAGATCCAGAAAACTACGTTGGACTTACTGAAAAATCCTGATAGTGCGCTTTTTCTCAGTCTGGTCAGCGTCTGGGAAATCCAGATTAAAGTGCATCTAGGCAAGCTTGAGTTGCAAGCCCCTTTGCTTGAGATCGTTCAACGGCAGGTAAGTCAAAACGCGATCTCAATTCTTCCCATCACGCTTGATCACATCATTGAGCTTGATCAGTTGCCCTGGCATCACAAAGATCCCTTTGATCGCCTGCTCATTGCCCAGAGTCGAACTGAAGCGGCGGTGCTGGTTTCAAAAGATCCAGCGTTTGCATCATATGACTGTCAAACACTCTGGTAG